CCCGGAACCCGCTTTACGGTGCTGCTGCCCATGGAACTGCCTCATATTTCCAATCTCGGAGAGCAACATGAGTGAACGAAATGATGAATCGAACAGCGGGTTCGATCATTCGGAAGAACTTCCGGTCATCCTGTTGGTTGAGGATGAAGCGGACTACCGTCTTCTGGTCGCTTCCGATCTAGAGGAAGACTATCAGGTGGTGGAGGCGTCGAATGGTAAGGAGGGGCTGGAAAAAGCCCTGGAGGCCATACCCGACCTGGTCGTGACCGATCTCATGATGCCGGTCATGGATGGGATTGAACTCTGCCGTCGCTTGAAGTCCGGGGTGGAAACCGCCCATATCCCGGTGGTGATGCTGACGGCCAAGACGGCGGTGGAGAGTCAGGTAGAGGGCTTGCAGACGGGCGCCGACGACTATGTGACCAAACCGTTCAATATGCTGCTGCTCCGGGCGCGCATAAACAACCTGCTGGAGACGCGCCGCCTTTTGCGCAGGCATTTCGCCCACGAGTTTGCGCATTCCACAGGGGAAGATCCAATCTCGGAAATGCTGGAGATTCCGGAACTTCGCAGCGGCTTGGACCGCGCGTTTTGGGAAAACCTGTGCCGTATCCTTAAGGCCAGTTGTGCCGATCCCGGTTTTAATACGGATTCGTTGGCTTCCGAACTCAACATGAGCCAGCGGTCGATGCAGCGCAAAATCAAGGCTTTGGTGGATCTGACGCCCGTTCAGATGATTGCGGAATACCGCCTAAAAAAGGCGGAGACCTTGTTGAAGGATCCCCAGATGCATGTGACCGATATCGCTTTCGATGTGGGGTTCAGCGACCTCAGCAATTTCTATCGAATCTTCAAGAAAAAGCACGGCATGACCCCCTCCCAGTACCGCGACGCTAAATAGGCTGGCGTCCCGTTCATTCCTTGAACCCTGTTGCGATCCGCCAATTCTGTTTGGCGGAAATCACCACTGTTTTGGCGGAAAAACCCAAGCCAGGATTTCCCATGGTATGGGAAAACATTTGTCGACAGGGCTTCGTAGCCGGGGACTCCCATATTCCTGAAAAAGCGTTATGAAAAACAAGAAGACCTGCTGCTGGACGTGGATGAATGCGTGGAAATAACCATGAATAAACGAAAGGATGAATCGAACATGCGCCCCGATCATTCGGAAGATGTTCCGGTCATCCTGTTGGTTGAGGATGAAGCCGACTACCGCCTGCTGATCGCTTCCGACCTCGAAGAGGACTACCAGTTAGTGGAGGCCGCGAATGGGAAGGAGGGGCTGGAAAAAGCCCTGGAGACCATACCCGACTTGGTCGTGACCGATCTCATGATGCCGGTCATGGACGGGATTGAGCTCTGCCGTCGCTTGAAGGCCGGGGTGGAAACCGCCCATATCCCGGTGGTGATGCTGACGGCCAAGACGGCGGTGGAGAGCCAGGTGGAGGGCTTGCAGACGGGAGCCGACGACTATGTGACCAAGCCGTTCAATATGCTGCTGCTCCGGACGCGCATCAGCAACCTGCTGGAGACGCGCCGGCTTTTGCGTAGGCATGTCGCCCGCGAGTTCGCATGGTCTACAGAGGACGATCCCGGCTCCAATACGCTGGATATGCCGGAACTGCACAGCGACTTGGATCGTGCGTTTTGGGAAAACCTGACCCGCAAACTCAAGGCCAATTACGCCGATCCCGGGTTTAATCCGGATTCGTTGGCTTCCGAACTCAACATGAGCCCGCGGTCGCTGCAGCGCAAAATCAAGGCCTTGGTGGATCTGACGCCCGTTCAGTTGATTGCGGAATACCGCCTGAAAAAGGCGGAGACCTTTTTGAAAGATCCCGAGGTGCATGTGACCGATGTTGCTTTCGAAGTGGGGTTTGGCGATCTCAGCCATTTCTATCGAATCTTCAAGAAAAAGCACGGCATGAATCCCTCCGGGTATCGCGGGGAAAAGGTGTAGATGCAAAAAAACGCTTATTTCAGGAGTATCTGCTGTTTGGCGGAAATCGCCACTATTTTGGCGGAAAAAACCAAGCCAGATCTTCCTTGATATGGGAAAACGTTTCATCCTTTTGGAAAGGGATGTGCGTTCGCGCAGGTTTCTGATTGGGTGCCGGAAATGGATTCTCGGGGAGTTCATTCGGCTGAAAAAATGAACAGGAGGAAGATGATGAAAATGAGAGGCATAGCATTATTCGCAGTCCTATTGGGCATGGCGCTCGGGACGCAGGCAGCCCCACCGATCGGCGAGACCATCTGGCTGAAAAACATCAACACAAGTTCATACGTGGTGATAGGCGACGACGAGGGTACGGCTATACTGGTCGCCAAGGATTCCTCTAATATTGTCAGTGCACTGAGCTTCGTGGTGGAGGATGCCGGGTCAGGCAACGTCCTTCTCAAGGTGGAGAGCACCGGCAATTACGTGCTGGCGTCTGACGATAGAAAAACCACGCTGGTGCCTAGCGGAACCGATACCAACAATACAATGACGCAT
This DNA window, taken from Pontiella desulfatans, encodes the following:
- a CDS encoding response regulator transcription factor, with product MNKRKDESNMRPDHSEDVPVILLVEDEADYRLLIASDLEEDYQLVEAANGKEGLEKALETIPDLVVTDLMMPVMDGIELCRRLKAGVETAHIPVVMLTAKTAVESQVEGLQTGADDYVTKPFNMLLLRTRISNLLETRRLLRRHVAREFAWSTEDDPGSNTLDMPELHSDLDRAFWENLTRKLKANYADPGFNPDSLASELNMSPRSLQRKIKALVDLTPVQLIAEYRLKKAETFLKDPEVHVTDVAFEVGFGDLSHFYRIFKKKHGMNPSGYRGEKV
- a CDS encoding response regulator transcription factor, coding for MSERNDESNSGFDHSEELPVILLVEDEADYRLLVASDLEEDYQVVEASNGKEGLEKALEAIPDLVVTDLMMPVMDGIELCRRLKSGVETAHIPVVMLTAKTAVESQVEGLQTGADDYVTKPFNMLLLRARINNLLETRRLLRRHFAHEFAHSTGEDPISEMLEIPELRSGLDRAFWENLCRILKASCADPGFNTDSLASELNMSQRSMQRKIKALVDLTPVQMIAEYRLKKAETLLKDPQMHVTDIAFDVGFSDLSNFYRIFKKKHGMTPSQYRDAK